One region of Synechococcus elongatus PCC 11801 genomic DNA includes:
- the rpsF gene encoding 30S ribosomal protein S6, with translation MKDFYYETMYILRADLTEEQVEQAIAKYQTLLTEAGAEVLDTQHRGKRRLAYLINKQREGIYVQINYTGDGSQIAPLERALRLSEDVLRFLTVKQEVRPPAPVAVEA, from the coding sequence ATGAAGGACTTCTACTACGAGACCATGTACATCCTCCGGGCAGACCTGACGGAGGAACAGGTTGAGCAAGCGATCGCCAAATACCAAACGCTGCTCACCGAAGCGGGCGCAGAAGTTTTGGATACGCAACACCGCGGTAAGCGTCGCCTTGCGTATCTGATTAATAAACAGCGCGAAGGCATTTACGTCCAAATCAACTACACCGGTGACGGTTCACAAATCGCGCCTCTAGAGCGTGCTCTGCGGTTAAGTGAAGATGTCTTGCGGTTCCTGACCGTGAAACAAGAAGTCCGTCCGCCGGCTCCGGTTGCTGTCGAAGCCTAG
- a CDS encoding XRE family transcriptional regulator, translating into MSANALDTKGQQRALRLSSLLQEIRANLVGRALPARAEVLVHESLSKRKLSRLLGVSATLINKYEGSEIDPWDIRWSLMRRISRLANLSLEQLDAVLSGEATADGLGQPIDQDPHDVLLALRQLIEQLEVHIQARDTSAEANTPVPWFGRYLRTLLADQAQESGQKLETVIQAFIQALPSVAPEDAQALQAVLESKSEFTRQQIQENCAAIATALSAVIEVPVTPSQLLAMLPDQ; encoded by the coding sequence ATGTCTGCCAACGCGTTGGATACTAAAGGCCAGCAGAGAGCTTTACGTCTTTCTAGTCTGCTCCAAGAGATTCGTGCCAACTTGGTTGGTCGCGCTCTACCGGCTCGAGCTGAAGTTCTAGTGCATGAAAGCTTATCGAAACGAAAGCTTTCTCGTTTACTAGGTGTTTCAGCCACGCTGATTAATAAATATGAGGGTAGCGAAATTGATCCTTGGGATATTCGCTGGAGTTTAATGCGCCGAATTTCTCGACTAGCAAATTTATCGCTTGAACAATTAGATGCTGTCCTGAGTGGTGAGGCAACAGCAGATGGTTTAGGCCAGCCAATTGATCAAGATCCTCACGATGTTTTGCTAGCACTGCGCCAACTAATTGAACAACTTGAAGTCCATATTCAAGCGAGGGATACGAGTGCAGAAGCAAACACCCCTGTTCCCTGGTTTGGGCGTTACTTGCGGACGCTGCTAGCTGATCAGGCCCAAGAATCGGGACAGAAGCTGGAAACGGTGATTCAGGCATTTATTCAAGCTTTGCCCAGTGTGGCGCCAGAGGATGCTCAAGCACTTCAAGCGGTCTTAGAGAGTAAGTCAGAGTTCACACGCCAGCAAATTCAAGAAAACTGTGCAGCGATCGCGACAGCATTGAGTGCAGTGATTGAAGTCCCTGTCACTCCTAGTCAGTTGCTAGCTATGCTTCCCGATCAATAA
- a CDS encoding Fe2+-dependent dioxygenase yields the protein MIITIESLLDTDQIKLIQSQLATAPFVDGRTTAGWHARLVKQNQQLSRTSNLAKKSQETVLTALGNNALFEAAAYPQRIHSLLFSRYEPGMEYGRHVDNALMGSGDRADLSFTLFLSAPDSYSGGALVIEGACDEQSFRLPAGSLLLYPSSTLHRVEPVEQGYRLACVGWVQSWIRDPAKRELLFDLDTARRSLFAREGKSIEFDLLSKTYANLLRRWLE from the coding sequence GTGATCATCACGATTGAATCTCTGTTAGATACCGATCAGATCAAGCTAATTCAAAGCCAGTTAGCAACCGCTCCGTTTGTGGATGGCCGTACAACAGCGGGTTGGCATGCGCGGCTAGTCAAGCAGAATCAACAGCTCTCACGGACTAGTAATTTAGCGAAAAAGTCGCAAGAAACTGTGCTTACAGCTCTAGGCAACAATGCCCTATTTGAAGCTGCTGCCTATCCTCAGCGCATTCATAGCCTCCTGTTCAGTCGCTATGAACCCGGCATGGAGTATGGTCGCCACGTGGACAATGCCTTGATGGGAAGTGGCGATCGCGCTGATCTATCCTTCACCCTCTTTTTGAGTGCCCCCGACAGCTACAGCGGGGGAGCATTGGTGATTGAAGGGGCCTGCGATGAGCAGTCCTTTCGCTTACCAGCTGGATCCCTATTGCTCTATCCATCTTCAACCCTGCACCGAGTTGAGCCTGTCGAGCAGGGCTATCGATTGGCTTGTGTGGGCTGGGTGCAAAGCTGGATTCGTGATCCTGCAAAGCGGGAACTTTTGTTTGACCTAGACACCGCTCGGCGATCGCTCTTTGCCCGCGAGGGCAAAAGCATCGAGTTTGACTTACTGTCCAAAACTTACGCCAATCTTTTACGCCGCTGGTTGGAGTAG
- a CDS encoding bifunctional 4-hydroxy-2-oxoglutarate aldolase/2-dehydro-3-deoxy-phosphogluconate aldolase → MTPDWVTELQQAQVVAVLRSPNLGKGLAMAEAAIARGLRWLEVTWTSDRPAELLSQLREKYPDCCWGAGSLLSLTDLEEAIAAGAMFGVSPILSLPLLERAQAKDLPFLPGALTPTEIMTAQAAGAAVVKLFPASSTGGPAYVRSLQQPLGHPKLFACGGIHPDAVQSYLDAGAIAVGLGSQLFAAT, encoded by the coding sequence ATGACACCGGATTGGGTGACTGAGCTTCAACAAGCGCAGGTTGTTGCTGTCTTGCGATCGCCGAATCTAGGGAAGGGGCTAGCGATGGCAGAGGCCGCGATCGCCCGAGGTTTGCGTTGGCTAGAAGTCACTTGGACCAGCGATCGCCCCGCGGAATTGCTATCTCAGTTGCGGGAAAAATATCCCGATTGTTGCTGGGGTGCCGGAAGCCTTCTGAGTCTGACTGATTTAGAGGAAGCGATCGCGGCTGGAGCGATGTTTGGCGTCAGCCCGATCTTGTCACTGCCGCTCTTGGAACGTGCCCAAGCGAAGGACTTACCGTTTCTACCCGGCGCACTCACCCCGACCGAAATTATGACGGCTCAGGCAGCCGGTGCCGCCGTTGTGAAGCTCTTCCCGGCTAGCAGTACTGGCGGCCCTGCCTACGTGCGATCGCTGCAACAACCTTTGGGTCATCCCAAGTTATTTGCCTGCGGCGGTATTCACCCCGATGCCGTTCAGAGTTATCTCGATGCTGGCGCGATCGCAGTCGGTCTCGGCTCCCAACTCTTCGCAGCGACCTGA
- the glyS gene encoding glycine--tRNA ligase subunit beta: MPAFLLEVGTEELPASFVAAAIAQWQNWLPTRLAEAQLTATQISVYGTPRRLAVLIEGLPDRQPDREEEVKGPPASAAFKDGEPTPAAIGFARKQGVDVSDFTVRETDKGAFVFVQKREQGQPLADVLQALVPSWIQDLEGKRFMRWGDGELRFSRPIRWLVALIDDQVLPLELTSGGSTVQSDRLSRGHRVLHPEAVTIARASDYVAALEAASVLVDPAQRQAKIEDQTAAIAAKVGGQAELPEELLAEVVHLTEWPTAVLGQFEERFLNLPAEVSTMVMTSHQRYFPIYQATAQRDPAAIDARSELLPCFVTISNGDPAASETIAAGNARVIRARLADGEYFYRTDSKQPLESFLSQLEAVTFQEQLGSVRGKVDRIGAIAHRLCDQLGIHSSDRLLVSRAAQLCKADLVSQMVYEFPELQGVMGEKYARVSQEPDAVATAIREHYLPKGAGDQLPQTLTGRMVALADRLDTLVCIFGLGLLPSGSSDPFALRRAANGVLNILWDGQLRLDLTALIQGIAADFHHAFPKLAGSAETLIQQLTDFFGQRLRTLLQDEQGIDYDLVNAVLGDNDASYLQRAIADPLDVLNRAKLLQTLRQDGRLATLYETVNRATRLASKGDLDTATLDPTGLVEAALFKQPSEAAFLSALTILQPLATAAQASQAYEPLVDGLLTAAPAVQSFFDGETSVLVMDPDSAIQRNRLNLLGLLRNQARVLADFGAIVKGE; the protein is encoded by the coding sequence ATGCCGGCCTTTCTACTGGAAGTCGGAACCGAAGAACTCCCTGCTTCTTTTGTAGCCGCTGCGATCGCGCAATGGCAGAACTGGCTGCCGACTCGCTTGGCAGAAGCCCAGCTGACGGCCACCCAAATTTCAGTCTACGGAACCCCGCGCCGTCTAGCGGTGCTGATCGAGGGGTTGCCCGATCGCCAGCCCGATCGCGAAGAAGAAGTGAAAGGGCCACCAGCCAGCGCTGCCTTTAAAGATGGCGAACCGACACCAGCCGCGATCGGGTTTGCTCGCAAGCAAGGGGTCGATGTCAGCGACTTCACCGTGCGGGAAACGGACAAAGGCGCCTTTGTCTTTGTGCAAAAGCGAGAGCAGGGTCAACCTCTAGCAGACGTACTCCAAGCACTTGTCCCCAGTTGGATCCAAGACCTCGAAGGTAAGCGCTTCATGCGCTGGGGTGATGGCGAGCTGCGCTTTTCGCGTCCGATTCGCTGGCTGGTTGCTCTGATTGACGATCAAGTTCTGCCCTTGGAACTGACCAGCGGCGGCAGTACCGTGCAGAGCGATCGCCTCTCGCGCGGTCACCGAGTCCTCCATCCCGAAGCTGTGACGATCGCCCGGGCTAGTGACTATGTCGCCGCCTTGGAAGCAGCCAGTGTCCTTGTCGATCCAGCTCAGCGGCAGGCCAAGATTGAAGACCAAACGGCAGCGATCGCGGCCAAGGTTGGGGGACAAGCCGAACTGCCCGAAGAATTACTAGCAGAAGTAGTGCATCTGACCGAATGGCCAACCGCCGTCTTGGGTCAGTTTGAAGAGCGCTTTCTCAACCTGCCAGCGGAAGTTTCGACGATGGTGATGACCAGTCACCAGCGCTATTTCCCGATTTACCAAGCCACGGCTCAGCGCGATCCCGCCGCCATCGATGCGCGATCGGAACTGCTGCCCTGTTTCGTCACCATTTCTAATGGCGATCCTGCGGCTAGCGAGACGATCGCCGCTGGCAATGCCCGCGTGATTCGGGCACGATTGGCTGATGGTGAGTATTTCTATCGCACCGACAGCAAGCAGCCGCTGGAGAGTTTCCTCAGTCAGCTCGAAGCCGTCACCTTCCAAGAGCAATTGGGTTCGGTGCGCGGCAAAGTCGATCGGATTGGCGCGATCGCTCACCGACTCTGCGATCAACTGGGAATTCACTCCAGCGATCGCCTACTGGTTTCGCGGGCTGCTCAGCTCTGCAAAGCTGACCTCGTCAGCCAAATGGTCTACGAATTTCCGGAACTGCAGGGCGTGATGGGCGAAAAATACGCCCGCGTCAGTCAGGAACCGGATGCCGTCGCCACGGCAATTCGCGAGCACTATCTACCTAAAGGGGCTGGCGATCAGCTGCCGCAAACCCTAACGGGGCGCATGGTTGCCTTGGCCGATCGCCTCGACACCTTGGTCTGTATCTTCGGCTTGGGACTGTTGCCCAGCGGTTCTTCCGATCCCTTTGCCCTGCGCCGTGCTGCGAATGGCGTCCTCAATATCCTTTGGGATGGACAACTCCGTCTTGATTTGACGGCTCTCATTCAGGGCATCGCCGCTGATTTCCACCATGCTTTCCCGAAACTGGCGGGTAGCGCCGAAACCCTCATTCAGCAGTTGACTGACTTCTTCGGTCAGCGGCTGCGCACCTTGCTCCAAGACGAGCAGGGTATTGATTACGACCTTGTGAATGCGGTGCTGGGTGACAACGATGCCAGCTATCTGCAACGGGCGATCGCGGATCCCTTGGATGTGCTAAATCGGGCAAAACTGCTGCAAACCCTGCGGCAAGACGGTCGTTTGGCCACGCTGTATGAGACAGTCAATCGCGCCACTCGCCTAGCCAGCAAAGGCGATCTCGACACCGCGACTCTCGACCCGACTGGCCTCGTCGAAGCAGCGCTATTCAAACAACCCAGCGAAGCTGCGTTCCTGTCTGCTCTGACGATTTTGCAGCCTTTGGCAACCGCTGCCCAAGCCAGCCAAGCCTATGAACCTTTAGTGGATGGCTTACTGACTGCCGCACCTGCAGTCCAATCTTTCTTTGATGGCGAAACTAGTGTGCTGGTGATGGATCCCGATTCCGCTATTCAGCGCAACCGCCTCAACCTCTTGGGTCTGCTGCGCAATCAAGCCCGCGTCCTGGCTGATTTTGGAGCGATCGTCAAAGGTGAATAG
- the sir gene encoding sulfite reductase, ferredoxin dependent translates to MSPTAAPQKLSKVEDLKARSHYLLEPILSQLQEESTHFNEDGIQILKFHGSYQQDNRDNRVKGQEKDFQFMLRLRSPGGYIPPQLYLTLDQLAEDYGNGTLRATTRQAFQLHGILKRDLKTVIRRIVENLGSTISACGDVNRNVMAPPAPFRDRPEYEWARTHANNIADLLTPESGAYYELWLDGEKILSGEPDPAVLAARRNPKGRVADSVEPLYSDRYLPRKFKIAVTVPGDNSIDLFTQDIGLVVIGNDRGELEGFNVYVGGGMGRTHNKEETFARLADPLGFVPAADIYAAVQAIVATQRDYGDRSNRRHARMKYLIHDWGIAKFKAAVEDVFGKAIAPVRELPPFRYRDYLGWHEQGDGKWFLGLPITSGRIKDDGNWQLRSALREIVSRWQLPLLLTGSQDVLIYDVQPSDRAAIDKLLRDRGVHTVEAIDSLQRYAMACPALPTCGLAITESERALPGLLVRIRRLLEEQGLPDEHFVVRMTGCPNGCARPYMAELAFVGSAPNTYQLWLGGSPDQTRLARPFIDRLADGDVETQLRPLFVFFKQSRQAGESFGNFCDRVGFEALHQFSESYQHDAAKPRYRVGLRADVHGRLKAEADKRGVSLTDLACEAIAAYLR, encoded by the coding sequence ATGTCGCCGACTGCTGCACCTCAAAAGCTTTCCAAAGTTGAAGATCTCAAAGCACGCAGTCACTACTTGCTAGAGCCGATTCTCAGTCAGCTTCAAGAAGAGTCGACTCACTTCAATGAAGACGGGATCCAGATCCTTAAATTCCACGGTTCCTATCAGCAAGATAATCGCGATAACCGCGTTAAGGGTCAGGAAAAAGACTTCCAGTTCATGCTGCGATTGCGCAGTCCGGGGGGCTACATTCCGCCACAGCTCTATCTCACCCTCGATCAGCTAGCTGAAGACTACGGCAACGGCACCCTGCGGGCAACGACGCGCCAAGCCTTTCAGTTGCACGGCATTCTCAAGCGTGATCTAAAAACGGTGATCCGCCGGATTGTCGAAAACCTGGGCTCGACGATCTCTGCTTGCGGCGATGTCAACCGCAACGTCATGGCACCGCCTGCTCCTTTTCGCGATCGCCCGGAATATGAATGGGCGCGCACCCACGCCAACAATATTGCTGACTTGCTGACGCCGGAGTCGGGTGCCTACTATGAGCTGTGGCTGGATGGCGAAAAAATCCTCAGCGGTGAGCCCGATCCGGCTGTGCTGGCAGCACGGCGCAATCCCAAAGGTCGTGTGGCCGATTCAGTAGAGCCGCTCTACAGCGATCGCTACCTGCCGCGCAAATTCAAGATTGCGGTCACAGTGCCCGGCGATAACTCGATTGACCTGTTCACCCAAGACATTGGTTTGGTCGTGATCGGCAACGATCGCGGGGAACTGGAGGGTTTCAACGTCTACGTCGGTGGCGGCATGGGCCGCACGCACAACAAAGAGGAAACCTTCGCGCGCTTAGCGGATCCCCTCGGCTTTGTGCCCGCTGCGGATATCTATGCTGCTGTGCAAGCGATCGTGGCGACCCAGCGGGACTACGGCGATCGCAGCAACCGTCGCCATGCCCGGATGAAGTACCTAATCCACGATTGGGGTATCGCCAAATTCAAAGCGGCTGTCGAAGACGTGTTTGGCAAAGCGATCGCCCCCGTGCGCGAGCTACCGCCCTTCCGCTATCGCGACTATCTCGGCTGGCATGAGCAGGGCGATGGCAAGTGGTTCTTGGGTTTACCAATTACCAGTGGACGGATTAAGGATGACGGCAATTGGCAACTGCGATCGGCGTTGCGGGAGATTGTCAGTCGTTGGCAGTTGCCGCTGCTGTTGACTGGCAGTCAGGATGTCCTGATTTACGACGTTCAGCCCAGCGATCGCGCCGCGATTGATAAACTCCTCCGCGATCGCGGGGTACATACGGTTGAAGCGATCGATTCCCTGCAGCGCTACGCGATGGCCTGCCCTGCCCTGCCGACCTGCGGGCTGGCGATCACGGAATCGGAGCGAGCCTTGCCAGGGCTGCTGGTGCGAATCCGTCGCTTACTCGAAGAGCAGGGTCTACCCGATGAGCATTTCGTGGTGCGGATGACCGGCTGCCCGAATGGTTGTGCTCGTCCCTATATGGCAGAACTGGCATTTGTGGGCAGTGCACCCAACACCTATCAGCTGTGGCTGGGTGGATCGCCCGATCAAACCCGCTTGGCTCGACCCTTCATCGATCGCTTGGCGGATGGGGATGTGGAAACGCAACTGCGGCCACTCTTTGTCTTCTTCAAACAAAGTCGTCAAGCGGGCGAAAGCTTTGGCAATTTCTGCGATCGCGTTGGTTTCGAAGCACTGCATCAGTTCAGTGAGAGCTATCAGCACGATGCAGCCAAACCACGCTATCGCGTCGGATTGCGGGCTGATGTCCATGGCCGCTTGAAAGCTGAAGCTGACAAACGCGGTGTCTCGCTGACTGATTTGGCCTGTGAAGCGATCGCGGCCTACCTGCGCTAG
- a CDS encoding cobalt-precorrin-6A reductase has product MSRLLILGGTTEATRLAAALQDWPQLEVQTSLAGRTQQPVLPAGSVRIGGFGGVAGLVDYLQAESIDLLIDATHPFAAQISQNAAEAAQQVGIPSLILQRPAWVPQAGDRWISVPDLAMAAEQLANLGDRIFLTIGRQELAAFADLRDRWFLMRMIDPPAEAAPLPPGEILLERGPFSLEHERSLLMQYQINAIVSKNSGGSATTSKLQAARELSLPVVMVERPVLPNIQQATTLDAAFQWLKIHC; this is encoded by the coding sequence ATGTCCCGTCTCCTGATTCTTGGCGGAACGACTGAGGCGACTCGGTTGGCGGCGGCGCTCCAAGATTGGCCGCAGCTTGAGGTGCAAACTTCTCTAGCAGGTCGCACCCAGCAACCTGTTTTACCAGCTGGATCGGTACGAATTGGGGGGTTTGGGGGCGTTGCCGGACTGGTCGATTATCTGCAGGCTGAAAGCATTGATCTGCTGATCGATGCCACTCATCCCTTTGCGGCTCAGATCTCTCAGAATGCTGCTGAGGCTGCGCAACAAGTCGGAATTCCCAGTTTGATTTTGCAGCGACCGGCTTGGGTTCCTCAAGCTGGCGATCGCTGGATTTCTGTGCCGGACTTAGCAATGGCTGCTGAGCAGTTAGCTAATTTAGGCGATCGCATTTTTCTGACAATTGGCCGACAGGAACTGGCTGCTTTCGCCGACCTGCGCGATCGCTGGTTCCTGATGCGCATGATCGATCCACCTGCCGAGGCTGCTCCGTTACCACCTGGCGAAATCCTGTTAGAAAGAGGACCCTTCTCCCTCGAGCACGAGCGATCGCTGCTAATGCAGTATCAAATCAACGCGATCGTCAGTAAGAACAGTGGGGGTAGTGCAACGACATCCAAACTACAGGCAGCACGGGAATTGAGCCTGCCCGTTGTCATGGTTGAGCGTCCAGTTCTACCTAATATTCAACAAGCCACGACTTTAGATGCTGCTTTTCAATGGCTCAAAATACATTGTTAA
- a CDS encoding pentapeptide repeat-containing protein, producing MTLLPEDAPRSRLKLYWPFARLPELLPIWPLLLGSGAILLSLLTGWRWLLAIASITTAAIAGLHLLPPLIQRWKHRFDRPETRQTIALIGLLLAVIGLSVVLGLWQPLISVYTSGNWDAIGAIGEGIIGAFGQILLALVALIIAWRQYSIDKRLTTQQNQITQAQTIDSFIQGISDLISDEEGLLEDWPLERMLAEGRTAAVLSSVDGQGKAKILRFLSHARLLTPLKRDHRLGRAILDGSGGYAEDRIEGIPVIQLLAMLAGSNLQATDLRSIDFNRADLQSADLQEADLSQANLAGCNLTGSRLSEANLAQTRWFYGHWETATPAQPNLTPDYETGIGTGAIVEDVDFSEVQALSPEARYYCCSWCGSRSRSTIPGGCKGIPNRLDR from the coding sequence ATGACGCTACTTCCCGAGGATGCACCGCGATCGCGGCTCAAGCTCTACTGGCCGTTTGCACGACTGCCCGAACTGCTCCCGATTTGGCCGCTTTTGCTGGGTTCCGGCGCAATTCTGCTGAGCCTGCTGACGGGCTGGCGCTGGCTGCTGGCGATCGCTTCGATCACTACGGCAGCGATCGCTGGATTGCATCTGCTGCCGCCCCTGATCCAGCGTTGGAAACACCGGTTCGATCGCCCCGAAACGCGCCAAACGATCGCACTGATTGGGCTGCTCTTGGCGGTAATTGGTCTGAGTGTGGTGCTGGGGCTGTGGCAACCGTTGATCAGCGTCTACACCAGCGGTAACTGGGATGCGATCGGGGCGATCGGGGAAGGCATCATCGGCGCATTTGGCCAAATTCTGCTGGCCTTAGTGGCACTGATCATTGCTTGGCGACAGTATTCGATCGATAAACGCCTGACCACGCAACAAAACCAGATCACGCAAGCGCAAACCATCGACAGCTTTATTCAGGGCATTTCAGACCTGATTAGTGACGAGGAAGGGTTGCTGGAAGACTGGCCCCTAGAGCGGATGCTGGCAGAAGGGCGAACGGCGGCGGTCCTCAGCAGTGTTGATGGCCAAGGCAAAGCTAAAATCCTGCGCTTCCTCTCCCATGCTCGTCTGCTGACACCCCTGAAGCGAGACCATCGGCTTGGTCGCGCCATCCTCGATGGCAGTGGCGGCTATGCCGAAGATCGCATTGAGGGCATTCCAGTCATTCAGTTATTGGCGATGTTGGCAGGGAGCAACCTACAAGCCACGGATCTGCGCAGCATCGACTTTAACCGTGCTGACCTGCAGAGCGCTGATCTGCAAGAAGCCGATCTCAGTCAGGCTAATTTGGCAGGCTGCAACCTCACCGGCAGCCGCTTGAGCGAGGCCAACTTGGCGCAAACACGCTGGTTCTACGGTCATTGGGAGACGGCAACGCCAGCTCAGCCCAATCTGACACCGGATTACGAAACTGGAATAGGGACTGGCGCGATCGTCGAAGACGTGGACTTTTCAGAGGTGCAAGCACTTTCGCCTGAAGCCCGCTATTACTGCTGCTCGTGGTGTGGTTCGCGATCGCGATCGACGATTCCCGGCGGCTGCAAAGGGATTCCCAACCGTCTCGATCGCTGA
- the cax gene encoding calcium/proton exchanger gives MSIKSLISFGLLIFVPISIAAEWLHWGEGAIFVTSALAIVPLAIWLSTATEEIAVVVGPSIGALLNAVFGNATELIIAVVALRAGLVDIVKASITGTIISNLLLAMGLSMLVGGIGRQEQTFKPVVARVNGSAMTLAVLAILLPTLAIATGGDTPPSELGFSQFVAWILLAVYGLTLLFSLKTHRSLYDVGVTEHEHSGDRPNLVLWVGVLAAATLAVAYESEIFVGVVESVTEKVGLSPLFTGVILLPLLGGAAEYVTAVSVARKDNMDLSVSVALGSTLLVALFVAPLLVLLGPLFGHPLDLSFNLFELVAVVVAVAVSNLISIDGRSDWLEGCLLLAAYLILGAAFYFQSAA, from the coding sequence ATGTCGATTAAGTCGCTGATCTCGTTTGGTTTGTTGATCTTTGTGCCGATCTCGATCGCGGCGGAATGGCTGCACTGGGGTGAAGGCGCGATTTTTGTAACCTCGGCGCTGGCGATCGTGCCCTTGGCAATTTGGCTGAGCACTGCCACGGAAGAAATTGCAGTCGTTGTGGGGCCTTCGATCGGCGCACTATTGAATGCTGTTTTTGGCAATGCAACGGAGCTGATCATTGCGGTGGTCGCGCTACGGGCAGGTTTAGTCGATATCGTCAAAGCCAGTATTACCGGCACGATTATCAGCAACCTCCTGCTGGCGATGGGCTTGTCGATGCTGGTGGGCGGCATTGGTCGTCAAGAACAAACCTTCAAGCCGGTGGTGGCACGGGTTAATGGCTCTGCGATGACCTTGGCGGTTCTCGCCATTCTCTTGCCGACGCTGGCGATCGCGACCGGCGGTGATACACCGCCCTCTGAACTGGGATTCTCGCAGTTTGTCGCTTGGATTCTGCTGGCGGTCTATGGTCTGACACTCCTGTTCTCCCTCAAAACCCACCGCAGTCTCTACGATGTGGGCGTGACTGAACATGAGCACAGCGGCGATCGCCCCAACCTGGTGCTTTGGGTGGGTGTCCTAGCGGCTGCAACCCTTGCTGTGGCTTACGAATCAGAAATTTTTGTCGGCGTGGTTGAGTCCGTCACTGAAAAAGTCGGTCTGTCGCCCCTGTTTACCGGCGTGATTTTGCTGCCCCTGCTGGGTGGCGCAGCGGAATATGTCACCGCTGTCAGCGTGGCGCGCAAGGACAACATGGATCTGTCGGTTTCGGTGGCTCTCGGTTCAACCCTGCTGGTTGCTCTCTTCGTTGCGCCACTGTTGGTGCTGCTGGGCCCCCTATTTGGTCATCCGCTGGATCTCAGCTTCAACCTGTTTGAGCTAGTTGCCGTCGTGGTCGCTGTCGCGGTCAGTAACTTGATTAGCATTGACGGGCGATCGGACTGGTTGGAAGGTTGTCTGTTATTGGCGGCCTATCTGATTCTGGGCGCGGCCTTCTACTTCCAATCTGCTGCTTGA
- a CDS encoding DUF4336 domain-containing protein: MITSHTADRNWPLWPLLPLYPYGQRQTLCREILPSQLWVFEQLQGVLYVAVPIRMTVVRLHRGGLLVYAPIAPTTECCRQLQALENRYGAVQHIVLPTSSGLEHKVFVGPFARAFPSATIWVAPDQWSFPLRLPLHWLGVPRDRTRFLTDSQGVLAEEFEWARLGPINLGPGPFEEIALFHRPSRSLLLTDTLIAIQPEPPAIAQLDPWPLLFHSRNRVDQAWEDTPERRRQGWQRTVLFSLYFRPSALEVTSLWQSVKEAGQAPERSRRAYWGLYPFRWNADWQQSFQKLPAAGTPFVAPILQELILKQSPDVTWDWVNRICQWPFERIVPCHFEAPIAAGPEAVRQAFAFLRDRTQPFPEADLELLHNLDRQLQQRGITPPRPQESGIKTGSQR; encoded by the coding sequence ATGATCACTTCGCACACTGCTGACCGGAACTGGCCGCTCTGGCCGCTGCTGCCGCTCTATCCCTATGGGCAGCGCCAGACGCTCTGTCGGGAAATTCTGCCAAGTCAGCTGTGGGTATTTGAGCAATTGCAAGGGGTGCTCTACGTCGCAGTGCCGATTCGGATGACGGTGGTGCGACTCCATCGCGGGGGTCTGCTGGTCTATGCCCCGATCGCCCCCACAACTGAATGTTGTCGGCAACTGCAAGCCTTAGAAAATCGCTACGGCGCAGTGCAGCATATTGTCCTGCCGACGAGCTCCGGACTCGAACATAAGGTCTTTGTGGGGCCGTTTGCCCGTGCCTTCCCCAGCGCCACAATTTGGGTTGCACCGGATCAATGGAGCTTTCCGCTGAGACTACCGCTGCACTGGCTAGGGGTTCCCCGCGATCGCACTCGTTTCCTCACCGATTCTCAAGGAGTGCTAGCGGAGGAGTTTGAGTGGGCGCGACTTGGCCCAATCAATCTCGGTCCTGGCCCCTTTGAAGAAATCGCGCTCTTTCACCGCCCCAGTCGCAGCTTGCTGCTCACTGACACGCTAATCGCGATTCAGCCTGAGCCGCCCGCGATCGCCCAGCTGGATCCCTGGCCCCTGCTCTTCCACAGCCGCAATCGCGTCGATCAAGCTTGGGAAGATACGCCAGAACGCCGCCGTCAGGGTTGGCAACGCACAGTATTGTTCAGTCTCTACTTCCGCCCGAGTGCCCTCGAAGTCACCTCGCTTTGGCAGAGTGTCAAAGAGGCAGGACAAGCGCCCGAGCGATCGCGCCGTGCTTACTGGGGACTGTATCCTTTCCGCTGGAACGCCGATTGGCAGCAGTCATTCCAAAAGCTACCTGCTGCCGGAACGCCCTTTGTTGCGCCAATTCTGCAGGAGCTGATTCTCAAGCAATCGCCAGATGTGACTTGGGATTGGGTTAATCGCATTTGCCAATGGCCGTTTGAGCGAATCGTGCCCTGCCACTTTGAAGCCCCGATCGCGGCGGGCCCTGAAGCCGTCCGCCAAGCCTTTGCCTTCCTCCGCGATCGCACTCAGCCCTTCCCTGAAGCCGATCTGGAATTGCTGCACAATCTCGATCGCCAGCTTCAGCAACGAGGAATCACGCCACCCCGCCCACAAGAAAGTGGGATTAAGACGGGTAGCCAGCGCTAG